A segment of the Capnocytophaga sp. ARDL2 genome:
TTTGTGAAAATTTTCAATGCTTCATTATATGCCGATTCAAATGATGTCATTTTTACATTTGTATCTACTTTATTTGCTGTGAAGTAAGTCAACATTTTTTCGGTTGGCATATTCCCTGTTAAATCATCTTTCGCCATTGGACATCCTCCAAACCCCTTGATAGCTCCATCAAATCTTGTACACCCCGCTTTGAATGCAGCATCTACTTTTTCATGCCAGGTATCTGGAGTTGTGTGCAAATGAGCTCCAAATTCTATATGCGGATATTTAGTTATTAAATTACTAAATAAATACGAAATATCTTTAGGTGTAGAGCTACCTATTGTATCTGACAAAGATAAAATTTTCACTCCCATTCTATCTAATTTCTCTGTCCATTCTCCTACTATTTCCACATTCCAAGGGTCTCCATACGGATTTCCAAATCCCATCGACAAATAGGCTACCACTTCTTTTCCAGATTTTTGTGCGATATCCAAAATCTCTTGCAAAGTTACAATCGACTCTGCGATGGTTTTATGTGTATTTCGCATTTGAAAATTTTCTGAAATAGAAAATGGAAATCCCAAATATTGAATTTCTGGATATTGAGCTGCCATTTCAGCACCTTTGGTATTGGCTACAATCGCCAACAATTTTGATTGTGTTTTGCTCAAATCTAAACGAGAAAGCACCTCAGCTGTATCCTGCATCTGAGGAATGGCTTTTGGAGACACAAAACTTCCAAAATCCAACGAGTCAAACCCGACATCTAATAATGATTGTAAATAATTGACCTTTATATCTGTAGGAATAAAATCTTTGATACCTTGCATGGCATCACGCGGACATTCTATGATTTTTACTTTTTTCATATTCTCCAAAGGTAATAATTATCTATGTAATTGCAAAAAAACACACGTTCACTACAAAAATCTCTTTCTTATTTCAGGAGTTGGCACCATACATTTTTCTTTTTTGCCGTACCATTTGTAGCGATTTTTGGCAAAGTAATCATAGCCAAAATCGCGCAACGGTTTGGGTACAAATCGTATCAACGCCATTGGACTATTCCAATGATTGGTATCTTTAATAATTTCTGCTATGGCATCGCCTCGTAGATAATAGGCATAACCTGGACGGTAATACACGATAGAATCGATATCTTTTTCGATTCCAATGTATTTGCGTATTTTTTCTCCCACTTCTGATTGTAAGGACGCAAAGACAAATTGTTCTTTTTTGTCCCATTGTATGATTTTCTGTACATAATCATTGCAAAAATTACATACTCCATCAAATAATATTACTGTTTTTCCTTGTGGTATTTCGTTCATAAAATATGATTTAGTGCTTTCGGCATTGAGAGATTTAGAAAACCTGTTGTGCATTATGAAATAAAATAAAAAAAGTTGTTCATTTAACTGAAATTCAGTATATTTAGTTCGCTAAAACAAATAAAAAATGAACAACTTAGAGCAAATATACGAAAGAATTTTAGAAGTTTTAGAAGATTTTTTTCCTCATCAACTTTTACCTTATCAAAGGAGAAAGCCAAAAATGAGTGATTTAGAATTGGTGAGTTTAAATTTAACAGCAGAATATTTAAGTATTGATAGTGAATTACAACTCTTTAGAAAAATACCTAATTCTTTGAAAAACAAAATAGAAAGAAGTGTTTATAACAAAAGAAAACGAAATCTTTTTTATTATATAAATCAGATTAGGGAAAAACTTGCAATGTGTTTTAATAGAGAGGAGAGTTATTTTGTAAT
Coding sequences within it:
- a CDS encoding hydroxymethylglutaryl-CoA lyase, producing the protein MKKVKIIECPRDAMQGIKDFIPTDIKVNYLQSLLDVGFDSLDFGSFVSPKAIPQMQDTAEVLSRLDLSKTQSKLLAIVANTKGAEMAAQYPEIQYLGFPFSISENFQMRNTHKTIAESIVTLQEILDIAQKSGKEVVAYLSMGFGNPYGDPWNVEIVGEWTEKLDRMGVKILSLSDTIGSSTPKDISYLFSNLITKYPHIEFGAHLHTTPDTWHEKVDAAFKAGCTRFDGAIKGFGGCPMAKDDLTGNMPTEKMLTYFTANKVDTNVKMTSFESAYNEALKIFTNYH
- a CDS encoding thiol-disulfide oxidoreductase DCC family protein → MNEIPQGKTVILFDGVCNFCNDYVQKIIQWDKKEQFVFASLQSEVGEKIRKYIGIEKDIDSIVYYRPGYAYYLRGDAIAEIIKDTNHWNSPMALIRFVPKPLRDFGYDYFAKNRYKWYGKKEKCMVPTPEIRKRFL